From the Primulina tabacum isolate GXHZ01 chromosome 3, ASM2559414v2, whole genome shotgun sequence genome, one window contains:
- the LOC142538224 gene encoding ubiquitin-like protein 5 — MLEVVLNDRLGKKVRVKCNDDDTIGDLKKLVAAHTGTRADKIRIQKWYTVYKDHITLKDYEIHDGMGLELYYN, encoded by the coding sequence ATGTTAGAGGTGGTGCTGAACGATCGGTTGGGGAAGAAAGTTCGTGTGAAGTGCAATGATGATGATACGATCGGCGATTTGAAGAAACTGGTGGCTGCTCACACGGGGACTAGGGCTGACAAAATACGAATTCAGAAGTGGTACACCGTCTACAAGGATCATATCACCCTCAAAGACTACGAGATCCACGATGGAATGGGTCTCGAGCTCTACTACAACTAA